A window of uncultured Methanoregula sp. genomic DNA:
CGATCTTCGGGAAGAGCGAAAGGCCCCAGGCCTTGGCCGCGGTCTGGACCGCTTTTGACATCTTCTGGTGCCGGGCAATCCGCGCGGGAAGGCCTTCCTCTTCCATCATAAGGCAGGCCTCGCGGAGCGCAAGGAAGAGCGGGACGGCCGGGGTGTACGGGGTTTCCATGGGGGTTCCGCCGGCACTCTTCTTGTAGGCTGCAAGGTCGAGATAGTACGGCGGGTTCTTACACGTCCGCTCCCAGGCCCTGCTGCTCACGGAGACCATGGCAAGCCCTGCGGGTGCGGCAAAACATTTCTGGGAGCCGGTGATGGCGATATCCACGCCCCACTTGTCGGCCTCGACAACATCGCCGCCAATGGAGGTGATGCCGTCCATGATGCAGAGAGCATCGTGTTTCCGGCAGAGCTTTCCTATCTCTTCTGCCGGGTTCTTGATACCGGCCGAGGTCTCGTTGTGGATGAACGTGACAACCGATGCGCCGGCCTCGAGCTGCGCCTTGAGGGCTTCCAGGTCAACGGGCGTGCCCCACTCGGACTTGATCTCGTGCGCCTTCCCGTAGCGCTGGCTGATCTTATAGAGCCGCTCGCCGAACTTGCCGTTGACGATGCAGGCTATATCCTTGTCACGCCCGACGTTTGCAACCGCGGCTTCCATGCCGGCTGTTCCGGAACCGCTGATGACGAAAAGATCGTTCTTTGTTCCAAACGCGGTCTTACAGACACGCACACAATCGGCATATGCGGCACCGAATTCAGCGCTGCGGTGGTTTATTGCCTGACGCGACATCGCGAGCCTGACCCGTTCCGGTATCGGCACCGGGCCCGGCATCATCAGGAGAAGTTCTTTTTCCATGTGAATCTGCTCATAGTATTTTAATATAGACGCAATATAAGTTTGGATGGCAGATATGGCAGACGTAGCTATTATATCCGGATCCGCCTCCGACGCGGCTATCACTGACAAGGTCAAGAAAGTCCTTGACGCAAACCGCATCTCGTACGATGCACAGATCCTCTCGGCACACCGCGACCCGGACAAGCTCGACGCATATGTCAAGACCAGCACGGCCAAGATCTTCATCGCCATTGCCGGCCTCTCCGCAGCACTGCCCGGCGTCATCGCATCCCGGACCGACAAGCCGGTCATCGGCGTGCCCGTGAGCGGGACGCTGAACGGGATGGATGCCCTCCTCTCGATTGCCCAGATGCCAAAAGGCGTGCCGGTTGCCTGCGTTGGCGTGGACAACGGGGACAATGCCGCATGGCTGGCGATACGGATCCTGAACCTGTCGAAGAAGTGACAAAAATAGCTTTTTTTCAGATTTTCCCTGATGATCCGGGGGGTTCTGTCCCGCCAAGGGGGGAGCAGTGTCCCACATGCGAAGATACCCGATTACCGGTAAGAAAACGGATCGGGCTCTCCTGGAACAGGATTACCCGGAGTGATCAGCAGATTATTTCACCTGCTTTTAGGTCTTCTTTCCAGATTTTCTCCCGTGGGGACAGACCCAGACGCAGAGCCCGCAGACAGCCGCAACACCCCCGCCCTTCTCAAGCTCCTTGTAGTAGCGGTCGCACGCCGCTGCATCGAACCGGGCCTCGCGGGGTTCGTCGGGCGAGAAGGTCCTGCCGGTAAATGCGTGGACGGGGCAGATATCAACGCAGGCCGTGCATTCCCCGCACCGGGGCTCCATTGGCGACCCGGTCGGCTCCAGCGGTGCATCGGTGAGCACGGTCACCCACCGGACCCTCGGGCCATGATCCGGTGTCACGAGCAGGCAGCTCTTCCCAATCCAGCCAAGGCCGGCCATGTGGGCCGCAAGTTTCTGGGAGAGGATCCCGCAGATATGTTCGTCATCCGTCCGCTTTGATGCCGGAACGGGAAACGCATGATAGCCCTTCCGCTGGAGGAAATTGGCCAGCCGGAGGGCCACCTGGTCGAGAGCGATATTGACAACATCATAGGTCGTATGGCGGTACAGGATTGCGCCAGCCTTGTCTTTCTCCGGAAGGAGGTCGACAACGCTGTCCTGCAATCGGATTCCGACAACAATGCCCCGCGGGTACCGGCTGGCCCGCTCCCCGCCCTGGGCATGGATGAAATCGCGGGCCGGGGCGAGATCCGCAACCCCGTAGTAATCCGCGTCAAGGGAGAGGGCA
This region includes:
- the purE gene encoding 5-(carboxyamino)imidazole ribonucleotide mutase — protein: MADVAIISGSASDAAITDKVKKVLDANRISYDAQILSAHRDPDKLDAYVKTSTAKIFIAIAGLSAALPGVIASRTDKPVIGVPVSGTLNGMDALLSIAQMPKGVPVACVGVDNGDNAAWLAIRILNLSKK
- a CDS encoding alanine--glyoxylate aminotransferase family protein, which gives rise to MEKELLLMMPGPVPIPERVRLAMSRQAINHRSAEFGAAYADCVRVCKTAFGTKNDLFVISGSGTAGMEAAVANVGRDKDIACIVNGKFGERLYKISQRYGKAHEIKSEWGTPVDLEALKAQLEAGASVVTFIHNETSAGIKNPAEEIGKLCRKHDALCIMDGITSIGGDVVEADKWGVDIAITGSQKCFAAPAGLAMVSVSSRAWERTCKNPPYYLDLAAYKKSAGGTPMETPYTPAVPLFLALREACLMMEEEGLPARIARHQKMSKAVQTAAKAWGLSLFPKIDKNHNYSSTVTAIEYPSGVKDDEMRGIVKKMGIVIAGGQDQLKGKIFRIGSMGAVGAPEILATLAATQHALKKCGYKPEGCGVGAAAEVLG
- a CDS encoding 4Fe-4S double cluster binding domain-containing protein, with amino-acid sequence MSENIDEQIRALALSLDADYYGVADLAPARDFIHAQGGERASRYPRGIVVGIRLQDSVVDLLPEKDKAGAILYRHTTYDVVNIALDQVALRLANFLQRKGYHAFPVPASKRTDDEHICGILSQKLAAHMAGLGWIGKSCLLVTPDHGPRVRWVTVLTDAPLEPTGSPMEPRCGECTACVDICPVHAFTGRTFSPDEPREARFDAAACDRYYKELEKGGGVAAVCGLCVWVCPHGRKSGKKT